The stretch of DNA TCTACAGGGTATTGTTCCTATAAAAAGTACAATACATAAAATTTACCGAGTTAAAGCCTATTTTACATctaattatcttttcattttagCTGAATGCTTCAAACTTTTCTAGCAGCAATGAATATTGATTTGCTAGCTTAATATAAAGACAATAGACAAATCGTGGGATTGATTTCTCACATCTTCGTTGAGCTAACTATTTGAACTGCCGATCGTCTTATGTCTGATCACTTTGGATTCGCAATAACTCTATTCTCAGGTAGAAACATGAAATGAAATTAGTTGCGGGTGAATAATCAAGATGTTATTGAACAAGATTGACTCATTTAAACAGATTAAAAAAGTCATTTAGTTGGGATAGATTCAATAAAAAGCAATGCCTAGGTTTTATAAATCCCTATCAACTTTGCATCTATCAGCATTGGCTCTTTTTGTTATGAACAACTCATCACCTCATATCATCATTGTGATGGTATGTTCAGCTATTCTCGGATTAGCCCTGTAATTCAAAAGTCAGCTTGTATGAAAAGCTCATGGATTAACACCCAGCACTTGCTATATGAGCAAAGGTGCTCCAGTGTTAAAGGAGAGAACAAAGATCACAGAGCAAGGGACCACAAAATACGAGCTAAAAAGTCAAGAACTTCTACCTAGGATCTAATATCTATCCTCGATCTAACCTCATCTATtcagtatttattatttgttaactCGTTTCAGCATTACGCTTGGTTGCATTGAATTTAACTGTTCTGCCTTTTCATGCTTATAGAGCGTGAGTAATAAAGAGTCATACTTATTCACCAGTCACCTTGCTTGCaaaaattacagttgtgcatgaaaTATACTACTCCTTCAGTATcagacaacttgtacgcagaacccaTTTGCAGAACTGACTTCCACGTCATTCACTGATAGGCTATGTGAATAACATCCGTTATAGTTAGTTACTGGGGGTTACTGGTGATGTTTCGTTTATTATACCTGCATGAAACGAGATTGTATCCACTCACCTTTTGCACAGAAACTGCTCTTTGCAGCGTAAGCAGCACTGTTTTGATTTAGCACGCAGCCAGCTAGCTTAGTTGAATGTAATGTTAGGTTAGTGCGCGCTAGATGCTacttatggcgccttacagctACCTGTGTTCGGTCTCTCTCAATCGATACCTAACATAGCCCACGAGTGTTAAACCTGAGCTTTTTGTGTGTTCTCCGCTCATACAACAGCTATGACTTTAGGTTAAGGTGCGCGTTTCCATTTGTTGATTCTCTCGAAAGGTAAGCGCTGTCGAAAAAAATATCTAGGGAAGTATGAGGACACTGAAGTTttctttatatgtattataatgtttatattacaGCTTATGATATAAAGTGGTATTGAGTTTTGATTTAAAGCATATGTCTCATGATTTACAGAAAAATGagatgtttttttaaaattttgttctttattaataaaatcGGACCGTTTACGTTTTTGGGCCATAATGTAGAGCAcgggtgtcaaactcattttcaccgagggccacatcagcgtaatggctgtcctcaaagggccagatgtaatTTATAATTGTAACGAAATGTAACCGAATAATGTAAAATACCTTTAAttagtctttgatattaaataactctgactttattacttaaagtggCAAACCtaacagttgcacagcaaaacatgcagaacacttgttttcgaaaaaaaatcagaaaatttGCACAATGCCCATTaacatgggcatactttcagtaaaatcaaaaattatgagctgctaagaacatgaatttgtttgTACAcacacagacctgccaacccaagactagggcaatgcgtgagatttggttttggggcaattgatgtatcaatgatagtatatataaagctgtggaaattggggcaaaaatctcacgcatttccactttttctttggggcgattgcgtgagtctcacgcccaatgcgtgagagttggcaggtatgttaaCACACATCAAACCTgcaaatactaaataattgcaacaacagcaacacaaaatcaatatgtaagcagcaaaaaaacaaagatttatttgctgaaacaaatttaaacttgcaccaaaaaaattgcaaaatatacagtgtttgactaaaattacttatttattacacacaatacaaagttataaatattatttatacatttacaGTTAgtgatgaacatgaaaatcacgaaactctaatttcgaatttttcctTGCAAGTATTATCcttcaaagcatagcaaatctacgtCCCAATATAACACGAATAAACTGTCACAAACATGtttcaattaataataatatgttcagtaactctgttcttgacttttcagacttcagaagcagctctaagaatcaatatgatcctatcgataTTGAAGGATAACTTTAGTCTGACTACGTATGACAGCCTAAAAAgggcatttttattcgagcataacgattcaaattgacaaaattaaaagttagtaaaaactttgaaacattaaaaattctgtttcaatttgatttatgcagtctttcactgtcttaccccttctgaatctgcatatttacttctggggttgaaaaaaattgatcgcaaacaatcaaattttaaaattactgcgaAGATTTTCGGTTTAGCTAGATGTCAAAATGGGTGTAGTATTTtcattataacttttgccagagaaaTCATTGAAGCATATTTGTACGTTTGTTCGAATAGTTAGAACATTTTATTtctgactaatcaaaattattcttatgtaatttaaaaataacgataCAAGGAATAGATAAATTTCAGAGGCAAGATAACTCACTTTGGATGCCTAGCAACATTATAAATACGAGAGTTAACTCAGTCGCGTGTGAATGAGTAATTAAGCTCTCacgggccacataaaatgacgtggcgggccacatgtggcccgcgggccatgtgtttgacacctgtggtgtagaggaatttgccggcctttacttggcaccatctagactatttcataaagaaataaaatgCGTGTGATTTCGTTCCTGTTTTTATTATAGAAGGAAGTCATATTAGCGGAGGAGCGTACGACTATCTGCTCTGCCCAACTAAGTGAGCGCGCccttttatatacaataatatcaccCGTTTCGGCTAATGGTGAGAATACcagctaacaaggtgaataaataggatcactagtgcgttggtatgacaacaatttaagtgactataagtgatagcataacgagtaaaacaacgatataataaaaagaacgacacagcatgcaagatataacatataaaaatatctacacaAATTACAATGTCATGACCCGGGGTCCACCACATACTCCCCTCCATTAGACACCGTGTCTAACTAATACAAAAAGGGTGGAGCAACCAGAGGGACCAACCAGCACGTCTCAAGCTGCTTAACATGGTGTTCAAGGTGGCTAATTTCTTGATCAATCAAATGTTTGTCGTCAGTAGCTGGCGTATTCTCTTTCTGGCACTGCGGGCTGCCTTTTGGAACTGTTTTTTTTCTTCCTGAAGTTATCGCGGCATGGCCTGCATACGGGTGAGCAGTTGGAGGCTGTCCTAATAGAGTGGTCCGGCGGTCTGGACTAGGCTCCTGGGTCATCTGGTCTGTTGCTAGGTCGTCGTAGCCTCTTGTTGTCTGATAGACCCAATCACCGTATCGTTCCGGCTTTTTTTAGTACGGGACGAACGATGATTTAGATCTTCTGTAGCAGTGACGAGGTTTTCCATGGCCTGGGGGACATCGCTAGGTATCTGGAGTCCAGGTCCATAGCTAACTCACCGGAGCTTTTTAGAGGGGAAGGGTTTATTTTCCCTCTAACTTCGCTTTGGAAAAGGTGCTGCAGGAGGTCCGTAGTTCGAACCCTCATGCAGTTTTTCTTTTTCGGCATTAGTCTGTAGAGTTGCCTTTCCCATTTCGTCGAGCTCATCAGCTTGACTCATTTGGGAAGGGAACTTCATTAATTCTTCATCAGGTTGCGGGTAGTTTCTTCGTGAGGGCCGAGCCCTTCTGGCTCCTTTCATATTTAGCCCTCTTCGAGGCTCAAGCGTTGCCGGAGCACGGCCAAAGCTCCCTGGGCAGGCATGATAAGGTTTCAACCTGGACTCGTGTTGAGTTGAGGTTAGGTCTTTCCACCACATAGGTGTGGTTGGGCCAGGCGGTTATGACTTGGTAGGGGCCCACGAACTTAGCTTGTAGCTTAGCGTTTGCCCCCCTTTGCCGCCGTCTGTTTACCAACCACATCCAATCCCCAGGTGCGAAGAGCGGTGGCTCTTCTTAGTCTGCCTTCCTAGTCTCCATCTGCGCCTCTCTGAGGGGCTCATGCGCTTCTTCCAGCCTCTGCTGCCTCCGCAGCACGTAGTTGCTGGCAGATCTCCgtgggagggggggggggggtgaaATTGTAACTGGTCAGGCAGAGGCAACGCTCTGCTGAACATCATGAAGTTGGCCGTCTCGCCTGTCACTGTGTGGGGGGTGCCCCGGTACGTTTGCATGAGCTGGGGCAGGAACTCATCTCATTCTTCCTGGCCTCGTTCCAACAACATGGCTCTCAGAGAGTCGCCCAGGCATCGATTGTTCCTTTCCACGATCCCATTTGCCTGGGGATGGTAGGGAGTAGTCCATGTCTTGCTCACCTTCCAGAGCTcctccatcagttggctctcaaattgAGCGCCTTGGTCTGTATGTATTTGCTCTGGAAGCCCCAGGTAGCAAAACACTCTTTCATCGAGGGCACTGGCCACCACTGGATCCGTGGCCTCCGGAATGGCAATGACATCCTGCCAAAGGACGTGTAAAGTGGTCCAAGAGCACTAAGATCTACTTATTTCCCCTTCGGAGTGGTGGGGAGGAGGCCTACCAGGTCAGTGTCGACCTTCTGCCAGGGTCGACCAGCGTATAACCGCTGGCGGCTTCCTGCAGAATTGTCCCTTTGTGCTTGGCGGTctggcacacctcacagctTTGTACTAACCTGCGGACAGCGGCTgtcagtccgggccagtaccaaCTAAGCTGGAGGCAGCTTACCGTCCTCTCCACCCCAGAGTGGGTCATGGCATGTGTCTGCCAGATAACTGGCTCCCTCATATCCGGGGGGCACACGGTACACCACCGGGTTTGACCATGAGGGGTCACTCTGGTTTCCAGCACGCCATCCTGCCTGATTCTCAGGGATTACCTCCTGCGATGCAAGACCCTGAGCTCGTGGCTCCCCAACTCTAACTGTTTCGAAGACACTTCGGTGTGACTCCGAAGTGCTCGGTACATTATGGCTACGGCAGTCTTGCCCTCGCTCTGCAGCCAAGCTAACTGGTTAGTTAGCTAAACCGATGCCTTGGATCCCAGGATGGCCTTGACCAACCTCGAGTCAGTCCGTGCCCCCGTGGGGGCAGCGTGCCGGCCTGTAATGCCGGTCGTTTTGCGCGCGGTCCTGGCGACCTCTGCCCAGCTTTTACGTGGTTCCTGGTGGCGACTAGTAGTGTCTCGGGTCATCACCGGCTCAATGTCAGGGGATCCCAGGATGGCCTCGACCAGTCCCGAGTTGACCTTGGCTGTTTCAGTGGAAACAGGGGGTCGCACCCATGAACCGGCCGCCTCGCGCGCCGGCCTGGTGATCCCTGACAGAACATGGTTTCTCCCGATCACCCTAGCCTCATCCTAGTCTTCTTGATCCAACTCCAGCCGAGTTGGACCCCCATCACGGTATTCTATCTGGGCACAATGTTGACAGTCTTTGCAGGTCTGTCTGCTTAAGCCATTGGCGTTGCAATGCTTTAATCCTGTATGGTGTTCCAGCTTGTAGTTGACCTCGGCCAGCACCTCTAGCCAATGCGCCACCTGGTGGGAGGGCTCCTTCCTGCGGCAGAACCATCACAGGGAGGCATGGTCTGTGCGAAGCCAAAACTCCTGTCTTTATAAGTACGGGCGGAAGTGTTTTACCGCTTTGACCATTGCCAACAGCTCTCTGCATGTCCCGCAGTAATTTTGCTTCGAGGGGATGAGCGTTTTGCTGTAGTAAGCAATCACTCGTTCCTGGTCGCGATACTGTTGTGACAGCACAGCTCCTACGCCGCACCCGCTGGCATCCGTGTCCAGAATATAAGTATTCCTTGGATCCGGATACCCCAGCACCGGTGCTGCAGTGAGGTTGTAGGGCAGGGTCTCAAACGCTGCCTGCTACTCGCCTGTTTATCGCCAGGGCTCTTCCGTCTCCACCAGCCGGTGTAGGAGTATCACAATGGTGGAAAACCTAGGAATGTACTCCCGGTAGTACCCGACAGTACCCAAGAACCCTTGCAGTTCCTGGACTCCACGGGGAACTGGCCACTGCTCCACCACCTCCACTTTGGCTGGGTCTGTGGCAACCCCTTTGCTACTTACTATGTGACCCAAGTACCGCACTTGAGACTGTAGCAGTTCGCACTTTGTTGGTTTGAGCTTGAGTCCAGCTTGACGCAGCCGTTAGAACACTTCCTCCGGCTGCTGGAGGTGGGTCTCAAAATCAGGTGCGATAACAATCACATCATCCAGATACAATATTAACGTTTGTCAGTGGAGCCCGTGCAACACCCTCTCCATCAGTCGCTGGAAGGTGGCTGGGGCGGAAGTCAGTCCGAAAGGAAGGACACTCCATTTCCACAATCCCGAGCGAGTGATGAAGGCTGATTTTTCCCTAGCATCTTCGTCCAGCGgaacctgccagtatccgctgacGAGATCGGGAGTACTAAAATATCGGCTTCCAGCCAAGGCATCCAGACTTTTGTCTATTCGGGCAAGGGGATAGGCGTCTTGTTCTGTTACCGCATTGAGCCTTTAGTAATCCACACAGAACCCCCATTTTCCATCCTTCTTTACTAACACAATAG from Watersipora subatra chromosome 2, tzWatSuba1.1, whole genome shotgun sequence encodes:
- the LOC137388063 gene encoding uncharacterized protein yields the protein MGKAPLMEHSISVKDRARPIRQPPHRLGPEKEAEAERQSQVRYLGHIVSSKGVATDPAKVEVVEQWPVPRGVQELQGFLGTVGTGAGVSGSKEYLYSGHGCQRVRRRSCAVTTVSRPGTSDCLLQQNAHPLEAKLLRDMQRAVGNGQSGKTLPPVLIKTGVLASHRPCLPVMVLPQEGALPPGGALARGAGRGQLQAGTPYRIKALQRQWLKQTDLQRLSTLCPDRIPPAREAAGSWVRPPVSTETAKVNSGLVEAILGSPDIEPVMTRDTTSRHQEPRKSWAEVARTARKTTGITGRHAAPTGARTDSSHNVPSTSESHRSVFETVRVGEPRAQGLASQEVIPENQAGWRAGNQSDPSWSNPVVYRVPPGYEGASYLADTCHDPLWGGEDGSRQRLYAGRPWQKVDTDLDVIAIPEATDPVVASALDERVFCYLGLPEQIHTDQGAQFESQLMEELWKVSKTWTTPYHPQANGIVERNNRCLGDSLRAMLLERGQEE